In Candidatus Omnitrophota bacterium, one genomic interval encodes:
- the guaA gene encoding glutamine-hydrolyzing GMP synthase — protein MKKDTILILDFGSQYTQLIARRVRELKVFSVIEPCNIAIDKIKKLKPKGIILSGGPHSVYEKKAPKIKKEILELGIPILGICYGMQIFVKTLGGKVGESKKREYGRAEMYIDQHEDLFFSLAAKITSWMSHTDKVLSLPKDFKVLAHTISTKFAAIGNAKKKIYGVQFHPEVVHTELGIQVISNFLFRICDCFANWQLEDFISEQIESIRKKVGKKNVICGLSGGVDSSTAAVLISKAVGRKLKCIFVNNGVLRKGEAQQVIKIFRDHYKIDLRYVDASSSFLKKLKGVVDPEKKRKIIGYEFIRIFEEEARQIKNVEFLIQGTLYPDVIESIPLFGGPTARIKSHHNVGGLPSDMKLKLIEPFRLLFKDEVREIAKILELPETIIQRQPFPGPGLAVRVIGEVKASELKILREADAIVEKIMRKSGLYNETWQAFCVLLPLKTVGVMGDKRTYEHVVALRAVTSSDGMTADWAKLPYEVLDEISNSIINKVRGINRVVFDISSKPPATIEWE, from the coding sequence ATGAAAAAAGACACGATTTTAATTCTTGATTTTGGTTCGCAGTATACGCAGCTTATTGCCAGAAGAGTTAGAGAGCTGAAAGTTTTCAGTGTAATTGAGCCCTGCAATATAGCGATTGATAAGATCAAGAAGCTTAAACCTAAAGGAATTATCCTTTCCGGCGGTCCGCATAGCGTTTATGAAAAGAAAGCTCCTAAGATTAAGAAAGAAATCCTTGAACTAGGTATACCAATTCTAGGAATATGCTATGGTATGCAGATTTTTGTTAAAACTTTAGGCGGCAAGGTCGGCGAGTCAAAGAAGCGAGAATATGGCCGAGCTGAGATGTATATTGATCAGCATGAGGACCTTTTCTTTTCGCTGGCAGCTAAAATCACTTCTTGGATGAGCCATACCGATAAGGTTTTAAGCTTACCCAAAGACTTTAAAGTTCTAGCTCATACGATTAGCACAAAGTTTGCCGCAATCGGTAATGCAAAGAAAAAGATCTATGGGGTTCAATTCCATCCGGAAGTGGTTCATACCGAATTAGGTATTCAGGTTATTTCTAACTTTTTATTTAGAATTTGTGATTGCTTTGCTAACTGGCAGCTAGAAGACTTTATATCCGAACAAATAGAATCGATAAGGAAAAAGGTTGGTAAAAAGAATGTTATTTGTGGTTTAAGCGGAGGAGTAGATTCTTCAACCGCTGCAGTTTTAATTAGCAAAGCGGTGGGCAGAAAGCTTAAGTGTATTTTTGTAAATAACGGAGTGTTGCGTAAAGGCGAAGCTCAGCAAGTTATTAAAATATTTAGAGACCATTACAAGATTGACCTGCGTTATGTTGATGCCAGTTCCTCCTTTTTGAAAAAGTTAAAAGGGGTCGTTGATCCTGAGAAGAAGCGTAAGATTATCGGCTATGAATTTATTCGAATTTTTGAGGAAGAGGCAAGGCAGATAAAGAATGTTGAGTTTCTTATTCAGGGAACTTTGTATCCTGATGTGATTGAATCGATACCTTTGTTCGGCGGCCCGACTGCTCGGATAAAATCTCATCATAATGTCGGCGGACTTCCTTCAGATATGAAGTTAAAGTTGATTGAGCCCTTTCGCTTGCTTTTTAAAGATGAGGTTAGAGAAATCGCTAAAATTCTCGAACTTCCAGAGACGATTATCCAAAGGCAACCTTTTCCCGGTCCTGGTTTAGCAGTGAGGGTTATTGGAGAGGTCAAAGCCAGCGAGCTTAAAATATTAAGAGAGGCTGATGCAATTGTTGAAAAAATAATGAGAAAAAGTGGTCTTTATAACGAAACTTGGCAGGCTTTTTGTGTACTTTTGCCTTTAAAAACGGTGGGAGTCATGGGGGACAAGCGCACTTATGAGCATGTGGTAGCCTTACGGGCAGTGACTAGCTCTGACGGCATGACCGCTGATTGGGCTAAGCTTCCCTATGAAGTTTTAGATGAGATTTCAAATTCGATAATTAATAAAGTAAGAGGAATAAATCGAGTAGTTTTCGATATTAGTTCAAAGCCTCCAGCCACTATCGAGTGGGAATAA